A genomic region of Candidatus Cloacimonadota bacterium contains the following coding sequences:
- a CDS encoding response regulator, which produces MIQIDKTDITKEEEYLQLKKAIETMKLGVTITNIKGEIIYTNPADAHMHGWDPDELIGKDVRIYATRKKLQPWKIDQVIEWRGMTRESTNIKKDGEPFPVRLISDVVRNAEDFPIAVVTLCEDITESKQLQQELKESEEKLRQKQKMETIGVLAGGVAHDFNNLLTAINGRCDLLMRKLNESDPIYNDLKEIRKAGGRAASLTSQLLTFSRQQIIEPKVLNVSTVINDVHDMLQRLIGEDIIFQTDLQENLYIKADSNQIDQILMNLAVNARDAMQNGGKLTIKAFSKTLTTKLESTQTEALNPGEYVVIEVSDTGTGMSKETIVRIFEPFFTTKKVGKGTGLGLATVYGIVKQSDGGVEVDSSLGEGTTFRIYLPLVEQEEIEAPVSETTTKIEPEYSIEQKQHTILLVEDQEMVQDLVTEILEDEGFKIITADNGINALEVAKNFDGSIDLMLTDVIMPEMNGRELAAKMHEKKPDLKILFMSGYTGEEIRNRGVLEPGTNFIQKPFTPDSLVEKVIEVLRS; this is translated from the coding sequence ATGATTCAAATTGATAAAACAGACATTACAAAAGAAGAAGAATATCTTCAACTGAAAAAAGCAATTGAAACAATGAAGCTCGGGGTTACAATCACAAATATAAAAGGCGAGATCATCTATACAAATCCTGCAGATGCACATATGCATGGCTGGGATCCTGATGAATTGATTGGAAAAGATGTTCGTATCTATGCTACAAGAAAGAAATTGCAGCCCTGGAAGATCGACCAGGTCATAGAATGGCGAGGAATGACCAGAGAAAGCACGAACATTAAGAAAGATGGTGAACCTTTTCCAGTTCGTCTTATCTCAGATGTAGTTCGTAATGCTGAAGATTTCCCTATAGCGGTTGTTACGTTATGTGAGGATATAACTGAGTCAAAACAACTTCAACAAGAATTAAAAGAAAGTGAGGAAAAGCTTCGCCAAAAACAAAAGATGGAAACAATCGGTGTGCTTGCTGGTGGAGTTGCTCATGACTTTAACAATCTTCTCACTGCTATCAATGGTCGCTGTGACCTGCTTATGCGTAAGCTGAATGAATCCGATCCAATATATAATGACCTTAAGGAAATACGAAAAGCTGGTGGAAGAGCTGCTTCACTTACAAGCCAGCTTCTTACATTCAGCAGACAGCAAATCATTGAGCCCAAAGTGTTGAATGTATCAACTGTTATCAATGATGTTCACGACATGCTTCAACGTTTGATTGGTGAGGATATCATATTTCAAACCGATCTTCAAGAAAATCTCTATATAAAAGCTGACAGCAATCAAATAGATCAAATTCTTATGAATCTTGCTGTAAACGCAAGAGATGCAATGCAGAATGGTGGAAAACTCACGATAAAGGCTTTTTCAAAAACTTTAACAACAAAACTTGAATCAACTCAAACCGAAGCTCTTAATCCCGGAGAATATGTCGTTATAGAGGTCTCCGATACCGGCACCGGGATGAGCAAGGAGACGATCGTTCGAATATTCGAACCTTTCTTTACAACAAAAAAAGTCGGCAAAGGAACAGGTCTTGGACTTGCAACAGTATATGGTATTGTTAAACAAAGTGATGGTGGTGTTGAAGTCGACAGCTCGCTTGGAGAAGGTACAACATTTAGGATTTATCTTCCGCTGGTTGAGCAAGAAGAAATCGAAGCTCCCGTTTCTGAAACAACGACAAAAATCGAGCCAGAATATTCTATTGAACAAAAACAGCATACTATTTTACTGGTAGAAGATCAAGAAATGGTGCAAGATCTCGTTACAGAAATTCTTGAGGATGAAGGTTTTAAAATTATTACTGCCGACAATGGCATCAATGCGCTTGAAGTAGCCAAGAATTTCGATGGTTCTATTGACCTGATGCTTACAGACGTAATTATGCCAGAGATGAATGGAAGGGAATTAGCAGCAAAGATGCATGAAAAAAAGCCTGATTTGAAAATTCTATTCATGTCCGGCTATACGGGGGAAGAAATCCGTAATCGAGGTGTTCTTGAGCCCGGAACAAATTTCATACAAAAACCATTCACCCCAGACTCATTAGTTGAAAAAGTAATTGAAGTTCTAAGGTCTTAA
- a CDS encoding carboxypeptidase regulatory-like domain-containing protein encodes MKKIGLLLCFLLLFSISVVAQTHIPAGNVSGTWSLAGSPYIVDGEIQIPLGNELTIDPGVSVEFSGHYKFIIYGRLLAEGILGNTITFSAQTPATGWHGLRFIDTNTNGQDSSKIVYCDIENGKATGISPDYRGGALYCYNSSDILIQHSTITQNTAISNGGALYLYESDIVIDDVIISDNIASGAGGGLYLYNSDPVLTEVLIFDNTSTYDGAGINCFNSSPSIKWSQIYGNTTQWNGAGISCYNNSLPEIQNTTISNNLAYQNGSALAVLYNSDATLVNCILWNNANNGIYVEAGSSIDATYSDIMNGTGQSYFGTGCIAVNPLFQDAMNNDFQITWANFPVHDSTKSPCINTGDPASPPDPDETRADMGALPFLQSGIGGTITLQGGTGNLQNVAVTAGGETVYPDASGEYLINLAPGTYTVTAILDGYSTNPVTGVNVLLGQVTTGIDITLNEILPGEILGRVDLEGLGDVTEVLVSAGDQSTHPYPVYDPYSGSILYYEYFIELPQGTYDVLATKAGYQDSTITDVVVVSGHQNTGNDFFLLLIKYDGWITGTITLKDGAGLVTNVEVSSDTLTVNPDATGYYEILLENGTYDVTASLDDYTTVSISDVEVIANDTTTVDITLLNWEVIPGTQYTMVAYVTTSLDGDYLINDASNQFGAFGSGGTPDCRGIATWQEGNHPLWEGFYDLEGYWYLTMVSNNNSGTDTISFKVYDTETDVIYDCYETLIFMDCTHSQLNVVAQKDVDQNFSLTAEWNWISFNVHPDDTSLDAVLSPLGGNGFQIKNQTQSATYTDPPGIWVGTLLNITDGDGYLLNMLNPVDPFTVTGHLINPETNYLPLEYDSALAYNWNWVGYYPNVELTLDDALTSLGTSALAVKTQSKSAINVNGSWAGDLVTMVPGATYKINMDNADTLTYPIAEQTKEVLSSPSSNNALNWQVLSGCDKNMIALIDLENDYDPSSLSVGIFDENGACHSIGTYLENVWYFTVVGKKSESLHLQAFNGQSDEFLISNQTIDFQNDIILGKFSNPIKITLDKIEHENSSLMLYRNHPNPFYQSTRIQYYIPQTTSVELSIYNILGQKVKTLISGSKDAGEYVTSWDGCDDNGHRCSNGIYFYKLTSNSSSVVRKMLMIK; translated from the coding sequence ATGAAAAAAATTGGTCTTTTGCTTTGTTTCTTACTTCTTTTTTCTATTTCTGTTGTAGCTCAAACTCATATTCCTGCTGGTAATGTAAGTGGAACTTGGAGTCTTGCAGGTAGTCCCTATATTGTTGATGGTGAAATTCAAATACCTTTAGGCAATGAGCTTACGATCGATCCTGGTGTTTCAGTAGAATTTTCAGGACATTATAAGTTTATCATCTATGGACGATTATTAGCAGAAGGTATTCTTGGAAATACGATCACTTTTTCTGCACAAACACCTGCTACAGGATGGCATGGCTTGAGATTCATAGACACAAACACAAACGGGCAGGACAGCTCAAAGATCGTGTATTGTGATATAGAAAACGGAAAAGCAACAGGTATTTCTCCTGATTATCGTGGTGGTGCACTATACTGTTATAATTCATCAGATATACTCATCCAACATTCAACGATCACTCAAAATACAGCCATAAGTAACGGCGGGGCACTCTACCTGTACGAATCGGATATTGTGATAGACGATGTTATCATTTCTGATAACATAGCAAGCGGTGCGGGAGGTGGGTTATATCTTTATAATTCTGATCCAGTTCTTACAGAAGTGTTGATTTTTGATAATACTTCTACCTATGACGGTGCTGGTATAAACTGCTTTAATTCAAGTCCTTCAATAAAATGGTCACAAATATACGGAAACACAACCCAGTGGAATGGGGCTGGCATATCCTGCTATAATAACTCCCTCCCTGAAATACAAAATACAACAATAAGCAATAATCTCGCTTATCAAAACGGATCGGCTCTTGCTGTGCTGTATAATTCTGATGCTACTCTTGTTAATTGTATTTTATGGAACAATGCAAATAATGGCATATATGTAGAAGCTGGAAGCAGTATTGATGCTACGTATTCGGACATTATGAATGGAACTGGTCAATCATATTTTGGAACCGGTTGTATTGCCGTAAATCCTCTTTTCCAGGATGCTATGAACAACGATTTTCAAATAACCTGGGCTAACTTTCCTGTTCATGATTCAACAAAATCTCCATGTATTAATACAGGTGATCCTGCTTCCCCACCTGATCCTGATGAAACAAGAGCAGATATGGGAGCACTCCCGTTCCTTCAATCCGGTATTGGTGGAACTATCACACTGCAGGGCGGAACAGGAAATCTACAGAATGTAGCAGTTACTGCAGGTGGCGAGACTGTATATCCTGATGCTTCTGGAGAATATCTTATCAATCTTGCTCCTGGAACTTATACAGTTACTGCTATATTAGACGGTTATTCTACAAATCCCGTAACTGGAGTTAATGTATTACTCGGTCAGGTTACGACAGGTATCGATATCACATTAAATGAAATACTTCCCGGTGAAATCCTTGGGCGTGTTGATCTTGAAGGTCTCGGAGATGTAACTGAGGTTCTTGTTTCAGCTGGAGATCAAAGCACGCATCCTTATCCAGTTTATGATCCTTACTCTGGCTCAATTTTATATTATGAATATTTTATTGAATTACCACAAGGCACATATGATGTACTTGCCACAAAAGCAGGTTATCAAGATTCCACAATTACAGATGTTGTCGTTGTTTCCGGGCATCAAAACACAGGTAATGATTTCTTTCTTCTTCTTATTAAATATGATGGCTGGATTACAGGCACCATAACGCTTAAGGATGGTGCTGGGCTTGTTACAAATGTAGAGGTTTCTTCTGATACGCTTACTGTAAATCCTGATGCAACAGGTTACTACGAAATACTTCTCGAAAACGGAACATATGATGTTACGGCTTCACTTGATGATTATACAACTGTTTCGATCAGTGATGTAGAAGTTATTGCAAATGATACAACAACTGTGGACATTACGCTTTTAAATTGGGAGGTAATACCCGGGACACAATATACAATGGTTGCTTATGTAACTACTTCATTAGACGGTGACTATTTGATTAATGATGCCAGTAATCAGTTTGGTGCTTTTGGTTCTGGCGGTACTCCTGACTGTCGTGGAATTGCCACATGGCAAGAAGGCAACCATCCTCTCTGGGAAGGTTTTTACGATCTTGAGGGTTACTGGTACTTGACAATGGTAAGTAATAATAATTCCGGTACAGACACTATAAGTTTTAAAGTATATGATACCGAAACGGATGTTATCTATGATTGTTATGAAACTTTAATTTTCATGGATTGCACACATTCTCAACTCAATGTTGTAGCCCAAAAAGATGTAGATCAGAATTTCTCTCTTACAGCAGAGTGGAATTGGATTTCATTCAATGTCCATCCTGATGACACATCTCTTGATGCTGTACTTTCTCCTCTAGGTGGCAATGGATTCCAGATTAAGAACCAAACACAATCTGCAACATATACGGATCCGCCAGGGATATGGGTTGGCACACTCTTAAACATCACAGATGGCGATGGTTATCTTCTTAATATGCTCAATCCTGTTGATCCCTTCACCGTTACCGGTCATCTCATTAATCCAGAAACAAATTATCTTCCTTTAGAATATGATTCTGCTCTAGCATACAACTGGAATTGGGTTGGATACTATCCTAACGTTGAGTTAACTCTAGATGATGCCCTTACAAGTCTTGGAACAAGTGCGTTGGCGGTTAAAACTCAGTCTAAATCAGCAATAAACGTTAACGGTTCCTGGGCAGGTGACCTGGTAACAATGGTTCCCGGCGCAACTTATAAGATCAATATGGATAATGCTGACACACTCACCTATCCTATTGCTGAGCAAACAAAAGAAGTTTTATCATCACCTTCATCTAATAATGCCTTGAACTGGCAGGTTCTTTCTGGTTGTGACAAAAACATGATAGCTCTAATAGACTTAGAAAATGATTATGATCCATCTTCTCTATCAGTTGGTATCTTTGATGAGAATGGTGCATGTCACTCCATAGGGACATATCTTGAAAATGTTTGGTACTTTACTGTTGTTGGAAAAAAATCAGAATCTTTGCACTTACAGGCTTTTAATGGTCAATCAGATGAGTTCCTGATAAGCAATCAAACCATAGATTTCCAGAATGACATTATTCTTGGAAAATTCTCTAATCCTATCAAAATAACCCTGGATAAAATCGAACATGAAAACAGCTCATTAATGTTATATAGAAATCATCCAAATCCCTTCTATCAATCAACTCGTATCCAATACTACATTCCACAAACAACGTCTGTCGAACTTTCGATTTATAATATACTCGGTCAAAAGGTAAAAACATTGATTTCAGGCTCGAAGGATGCCGGAGAATATGTTACAAGTTGGGATGGTTGTGATGATAATGGACATCGATGTTCTAACGGTATTTACTTCTACAAATTAACATCGAATTCCTCCTCCGTCGTAAGAAAAATGTTAATGATCAAATAA